In Spirochaeta thermophila DSM 6578, the DNA window GCAGCCTCCTCACCTTCACCGCCAACAGGTGGTGGGTGTTCAGAGAGGAACAAGTCCTTCACTAGAAAAAAAGGGGAGGGGTTCCCCCCTCCCCGTACCACACGTGTGTTAGTTCATCTCAACGTGCCCCCACGGGACCGAACTCTCATAGTGGATGTACCAGCACCCGTCGGATGAAGCCGGAATCGCATGCTGGGGAACCCAGGTATTGGTGTAGTCGGTGCCATTGATCTCGAGGAGATCGAGGTTCCAGGAGTTCACATACCGGCCCCAGTTGGTGGTGCTGGAGAAATCGTTCGTCTTCCAGTAGTACTCACCTGCTCCGTCATAGCTGAAGGGCAGATTGATCTCGGTATACTCACCTGAACCAGGAGTAGGCGTCGGTGTGGGGCTGGACGTGGCCGTCGGGGTGGGAGTCGGCGTGGATGTGGGAGTGGGCGTAGGCGTGGGAGTGGAACCACCACTCGCGTACTGCATGAGCCAGGTGAGGGCGGGCCGCTCCGTGCCGTCGGAGTGCAGCAGGTACGCCTCGCTCTGCCAGATGTGTCCCTCCACATACCCCCAGAGCGTCACACCCCTCACCGAGGGATGCTCCCACAACACGGGAAACTTCTCCTGGTACCGCTGAAGCTGCGTCTGATCGTCGCCCCTCATGTCCAGCTCGGACACATAGATGGGAAGTCCCGTCTGGGCGAGCATGTCGAGCACCTGCTCCATCGTGGAGACGCTCACGCTGTCCATGTTAAAGGCGTGACACTGTATCCCTATCCCGTCCACAAGCCCACGCGCCTTGAGTAGATCGATGATCTGGATGTACCGCTGCGCCGCGCTCGGATCGGAGATGATCCCGTACTCGTTGATGAGCAGGGTGCTGTTCGGAAAGTACTCCCTCGCAAGCTGGAACGAGGTGACCACCCAGTCCCACCCGGTGCTCCCATCACCACCAAGGGCATCACGGTACGGCGGCGGCGAGTGCAGCGGCTCGTTCACCACGTCGATCATGTCGATGTCGGCGTACCGGTTCGCCACGGCCGCAAACCACTCCTCCACTTCCGCACGCTGCTCGCTCGCTGAAAGCCCGCTGATCCACGAGGGCTGCTGCTGACCCCACACGAGCACGTGAAACTTGAACGGCATCCCGTGCTGCTTCGCATAGTCGTAGATGGAGTCGAGCGTACCCCAGTTCATCTGATCCCGGCTCGACTCCACCGACCCCCACTTCCCCGCATTCTCCGGGGTCACCTGGTTCCAGTACTGCGAGAACTTAAGCGGCTCCTCTGCTCCGTAAAAGATGTTGCCGAGGAACTTGCTCCCTGTGTTCACCTCCACTCGTGGAGTAACTTCGTACCAACACGAGGCAAGAAGCACCGCCACAAAAAGGACAAAAAGACCTCGCATCCATGTGGACATACCTGCACTCCTTCAGTCCATGAAGATCTCCTCACGCATTGACTATACCACATATAAATGAAAATTTCAAAATGCATTGGAAAAGTTTTTATTTTATTCCCGCACACTCCTGCAGCACAAAAAAACATACCCGGGGTTTCCCCCGGGTATGCAGGATTCGCGCTCCTATCGGATCACACCTCTTCCAGCATGTGTTCCTTGAGGATCTC includes these proteins:
- a CDS encoding endo-1,4-beta-xylanase — its product is MSTWMRGLFVLFVAVLLASCWYEVTPRVEVNTGSKFLGNIFYGAEEPLKFSQYWNQVTPENAGKWGSVESSRDQMNWGTLDSIYDYAKQHGMPFKFHVLVWGQQQPSWISGLSASEQRAEVEEWFAAVANRYADIDMIDVVNEPLHSPPPYRDALGGDGSTGWDWVVTSFQLAREYFPNSTLLINEYGIISDPSAAQRYIQIIDLLKARGLVDGIGIQCHAFNMDSVSVSTMEQVLDMLAQTGLPIYVSELDMRGDDQTQLQRYQEKFPVLWEHPSVRGVTLWGYVEGHIWQSEAYLLHSDGTERPALTWLMQYASGGSTPTPTPTPTSTPTPTPTATSSPTPTPTPGSGEYTEINLPFSYDGAGEYYWKTNDFSSTTNWGRYVNSWNLDLLEINGTDYTNTWVPQHAIPASSDGCWYIHYESSVPWGHVEMN